The nucleotide sequence ATGGCCCGGTAGACGTAGTCCAGCCCGCTGAGCACCGTGAGCACCACCGCCGCGGCCATGACCCACCAGCGGGTCGTGGCCAGCGCACCGGTCAGCGGGAGGATGTAGAGCCCGATGGCCAGGGACTGGACGACGGTCTTGGCCTTGCCGCCCCGGCTGGCCGCGATGACCCCGTGCCGGATCACCCAGAACCGCAGCAGGGTGACGCCGACCTCCCGCACGAGGATCACCGCCGTCACCCACCACGGCAGCAGCGCGAGCACCGAGAGCCCGATGAGCGCGGTGCCGGTGAGCGCCTTGTCCGCGATCGGGTCGGCGAGCTTGCCGAACTCGGTGACCTGGCCGGTGCGCCGCGCGATGAGGCCGTCGTAGCGATCGGTGATGATGGCCAGGCCGAAGACGAGCGTGGCCCAGTAGCGGTTCGCGTGGTCCTGCGCGCCGTCCTGCACGAGCAGCACGGCGAAGACCGGGACGAGGGCCAGCCGCAGCACGGTGAGCGCGTTGGGCAGGTTGACCACCTTGACCGACTGCGGCGGTGTCGCTGCCGGGTCCGGGGCCACGTCGGTCACCGAGGTCACCGCCCGGCCGGGAGGAGGACGCGGGCCACCAGGTCGATGCCCTCGGTGCCGACCACCTCGGCGTGCACGAGCCGGCCGGCGACCGCGTCGGCCGGCACCCCGGTGACGGTCGTGGTGCCGTCGGCATCGGGATCCTGGTGCGCGGCATGACCGAGCCACGTCCCGGGCCCGTCCTCGCCGGAGAGGTCCTCGCTGAGCAGCACCTCGACCCGTTCGCCGATCCGGTCCTCGGCGCGCTGGGCGGTGAGCTCCTCGACCAGGTCGGTGATCCGCCGGACGCGGGCGTCGATCTCGGGCTGGTCGAGCTTGCCGGGCAGCCGCATCGCCTCGGTGCCCTCCTCGTCGGAGTAGCCGAACACACCGACCGCGTCCAGGCGGCCCTCGGTGAGGAAACGTTCGAGCTCGGCGACGTCCGCCTCCGTCTCCCCCGGGAAGCCGAGGATGACGTTGGTGCGGAATCCCGCGCCCGGAGCCAGGCTACGGGCCCGCTCGATGGTCCGCAGGAAGTCCTCCGTGCCGCCGAACCGGCGCATGCGGCGCAGCAGCGTCGGCGACGAGTGCTGGAAGGACAGGTCGAAGTACGGAGCCACCCCGTCGGTACCCGCGATGATCTCCAGCAGGCCGGGCCGCAGCTCCGCCGGCTGGAGGTAGGCCACCCGCACCCGGACGATGCCCTCGACGGCCGCCAGCCGGGGCAGCAGCTTCTCCAGGGACCGGAGGTCGCCGAGGTCCTTGCCGTAGGAGGTGGAGTTCTCGCTGACCAGCACCAGTTCGGTGACGCCCTGGGCGGCCAGCCAGGTGGCCTCGGACAGAACCTCCTCCGGCGGCCGCGAGACGAAGGCACCGCGGAAGGTGGGGATCGCGCAGAAGGCGCAGCGCCGGTCGCAGCCCGACGCCAGCTTCAGCGCCGCCGACGGGCCCGACGCGAGCCGACGACGGCGCAGCCAGTCGTGGCCGGGGATCGCCGGTGCGGCGCCGTCCTCCCGCACCCTCCCCCCGGCGCCGGCCAGCACGGCCGAGCGCTCGACGGGGCTGATCGGGAGCAGCGTCCGCCGGTCCCGCGGGGTGTGCGGCACCAGGGGGCGGCCGGTCAGGACGTCGTCGAGCCGGCCCCCGATCTCGGCGTAGTCGTCGAAGCCGAGCACGGTGGCCTCCGGCAGCGCACCGGCCAGCTCGGCC is from Blastococcus sp. HT6-4 and encodes:
- the rimO gene encoding 30S ribosomal protein S12 methylthiotransferase RimO — protein: MTAAPSPARTVAVVTLGCARNEVDSEELAGRLAAEGYELVEDAEGADAVLVNTCGFIESAKKDSVDAILAATDSGASVVAVGCMAERYGAELAGALPEATVLGFDDYAEIGGRLDDVLTGRPLVPHTPRDRRTLLPISPVERSAVLAGAGGRVREDGAAPAIPGHDWLRRRRLASGPSAALKLASGCDRRCAFCAIPTFRGAFVSRPPEEVLSEATWLAAQGVTELVLVSENSTSYGKDLGDLRSLEKLLPRLAAVEGIVRVRVAYLQPAELRPGLLEIIAGTDGVAPYFDLSFQHSSPTLLRRMRRFGGTEDFLRTIERARSLAPGAGFRTNVILGFPGETEADVAELERFLTEGRLDAVGVFGYSDEEGTEAMRLPGKLDQPEIDARVRRITDLVEELTAQRAEDRIGERVEVLLSEDLSGEDGPGTWLGHAAHQDPDADGTTTVTGVPADAVAGRLVHAEVVGTEGIDLVARVLLPAGR
- the pgsA gene encoding CDP-diacylglycerol--glycerol-3-phosphate 3-phosphatidyltransferase, with product MTDVAPDPAATPPQSVKVVNLPNALTVLRLALVPVFAVLLVQDGAQDHANRYWATLVFGLAIITDRYDGLIARRTGQVTEFGKLADPIADKALTGTALIGLSVLALLPWWVTAVILVREVGVTLLRFWVIRHGVIAASRGGKAKTVVQSLAIGLYILPLTGALATTRWWVMAAAVVLTVLSGLDYVYRAITLRQTSARAMRAAAARRTAGPSTGTRTDTAA